One part of the Arabidopsis thaliana chromosome 1 sequence genome encodes these proteins:
- the CYCA3;2 gene encoding cyclin-dependent protein kinase 3;2 (cyclin-dependent protein kinase 3;2 (CYCA3;2); CONTAINS InterPro DOMAIN/s: Cyclin, C-terminal (InterPro:IPR004367), Cyclin (InterPro:IPR006670), G2/mitotic-specific cyclin A (InterPro:IPR015453), Cyclin-like (InterPro:IPR011028), Cyclin-related (InterPro:IPR013763), Cyclin, N-terminal (InterPro:IPR006671), Cyclin, A/B/D/E (InterPro:IPR014400); BEST Arabidopsis thaliana protein match is: CYCLIN A3;4 (TAIR:AT1G47230.1); Has 4323 Blast hits to 4316 proteins in 367 species: Archae - 0; Bacteria - 0; Metazoa - 1987; Fungi - 532; Plants - 1111; Viruses - 34; Other Eukaryotes - 659 (source: NCBI BLink).), producing MTEQEICVRVTRAAAKRKASTAMGIDGDRVNKKRVVLGELLNVSNVNLLANLNQKKETQKPKRNLKPPPAKQIKSAPVAIIDLESKSDIDSRSDDPQMCGPYVADIYEYLRQLEVKPKQRPLPDYIEKVQKDVTPSMRGVLVDWLVEVAEEYKLGSETLYLTVSHIDRFLSLKTVNKQKLQLVGVSAMLIASKYEEISPPKVDDFCYITDNTFSKQDVVKMEADILLALQFELGRPTINTFMRRFTRVAQDDFKVPHLQLEPLCCYLSELSILDYKTVKFVPSLLAASAVFLARFIIRPKQHPWNQMLEEYTKYKAADLQVCVGIIHDLYLSRRGGALQAVREKYKHHKFQCVATMPVSPELPVTFWEDVTI from the exons ATGACAGAGCAAGAGATCTGCGTGAGGGTTACAAGAGCGGCGGCGAAACGAAAAGCTTCGACGGCGATGGGTATTGACGGAGATCGGGTCAACAAGAAGAGAGTTGTTCTCGGTGAGCTTCTAAACGTCTCCAATGTCAATCTCTTGGCTAATCTCaatcagaagaaagaaacccaGAAGCCAAAAAGGAATCTTAAACCTCCTCCGGCGAAACAGATTAAGTCAGCTCCGGTGGCTATTATTGACCTAGAATCAAAATCTGACATTGATTCTCGATCTGATGATCCTCAAATGTGTGGACCTTATGTTGCTGATATCTATGAGTATCTTCGTCAACTTGAG GTGAAGCCAAAGCAGAGACCTTTACCAGATTACATAGAGAAAGTTCAGAAAGATGTAACACCAAGTATGAGAGGTGTTTTGGTTGATTGGTTAGTGGAAGTTGCTGAAGAGTATAAACTTGGATCTGAAACACTTTATCTCACTGTCTCACATATTGATAGATTCTTGTCTTTAAAGACTGTTAACAAGCAAAAGCTACAGCTTGTTGGAGTTTCTGCTATGCTTATTGCTTC GAAGTATGAAGAGATAAGTCCTCCTAAAGTGGAtgatttttgttacattaCGGATAATACGTTTTCGAAACAAGATGTTGTGAAGATGGAAGCTGATATACTTCTTGCTCTTCAGTTTGAGTTGGGAAGACCAACGATTAATACTTTTATGAG ACGGTTTACTAGAGTTGCACAAGACGATTTCAAAGTTCCACATTTGCAGCTAGAGCCTCTTTGTTGCTATTTGTCAGAATTGAGTATATTAGATTATAAGACTGTGAAGTTTGTGCCGTCTCTGTTGGCTGCTTCTGCTGTTTTTCTCGCTCGGTTCATCATCCGTCCGAAACAACATCCTTGG AACCAAATGTTAGAAGAGTACACAAAGTACAAAGCGGCTGATCTACAAGTGTGTGTTGGAATCATACATGACTTGTATTTGAGCAGAAGAGGAGGTGCTTTACAAGCTGTTAGAGAGAAATATAAGCACCATAAG TTCCAATGCGTTGCGACCATGCCTGTTTCACCAGAGCTGCCGGTTACCTTTTGGGAGGATGTTACCATTTGA
- the WPP2 gene encoding WPP domain protein 2 (WPP domain protein 2 (WPP2); FUNCTIONS IN: molecular_function unknown; INVOLVED IN: mitosis, lateral root development; LOCATED IN: plasma membrane, nuclear outer membrane; EXPRESSED IN: 24 plant structures; EXPRESSED DURING: 15 growth stages; BEST Arabidopsis thaliana protein match is: WPP domain protein 1 (TAIR:AT5G43070.1); Has 150 Blast hits to 150 proteins in 29 species: Archae - 0; Bacteria - 0; Metazoa - 8; Fungi - 5; Plants - 136; Viruses - 0; Other Eukaryotes - 1 (source: NCBI BLink).) yields MAETAETINTTISSPPPESESSTTISAMTDPTSQEAASKDTDLTKEAESEKKPGGISLRIWPPTQKTRDAVLNRLIETLSTESILSKRYGTLKSDDATTVAKLIEEEAYGVASNAVSSDDDGIKILELYSKEISKRMLESVKARSNASVGNGSVEDANTDASEVSKDDAGPASEEEKSEA; encoded by the coding sequence ATGGCAGAAACCGCCGAGACAATCAACACCACGATCTCATCGCCGCCACCGGAATCCGAAAGCTCCACCACTATTTCTGCAATGACAGATCCAACATCTCAAGAAGCAGCCTCAAAAGACACAGATCTGACGAAAGAAGCCGAATCAGAGAAGAAACCAGGAGGAATCTCTCTCCGAATCTGGCCACCGACTCAGAAAACTCGCGACGCCGTTCTGAATCGCCTGATCGAGACCTTATCCACCGAATCAATCCTCTCTAAGAGATACGGTACTCTTAAATCTGACGATGCAACCACCGTCGCGAAACTTATCGAAGAAGAGGCTTATGGTGTTGCTTCGAATGCTGTGtcgagtgatgatgatgggatTAAGATTCTTGAGCTTTATTCTAAAGAGATTAGTAAGAGGATGCTTGAATCTGTTAAGGCTAGATCTAATGCTAGTGTTGGAAATGGAAGTGTGGAGGATGCTAATACTGATGCTAGTGAGGTTTCTAAAGATGATGCTGGTCCTGCTtcagaggaggagaagagtGAGGCTtga
- the CYCA3;4 gene encoding CYCLIN A3;4 (CYCLIN A3;4 (CYCA3;4); FUNCTIONS IN: cyclin-dependent protein kinase regulator activity; INVOLVED IN: regulation of cell cycle; LOCATED IN: nucleus; EXPRESSED IN: 20 plant structures; EXPRESSED DURING: 11 growth stages; CONTAINS InterPro DOMAIN/s: Cyclin, C-terminal (InterPro:IPR004367), G2/mitotic-specific cyclin A (InterPro:IPR015453), Cyclin-like (InterPro:IPR011028), Cyclin-related (InterPro:IPR013763), Cyclin, N-terminal (InterPro:IPR006671), Cyclin, A/B/D/E (InterPro:IPR014400), Cyclin (InterPro:IPR006670); BEST Arabidopsis thaliana protein match is: cyclin-dependent protein kinase 3;2 (TAIR:AT1G47210.2); Has 35333 Blast hits to 34131 proteins in 2444 species: Archae - 798; Bacteria - 22429; Metazoa - 974; Fungi - 991; Plants - 531; Viruses - 0; Other Eukaryotes - 9610 (source: NCBI BLink).) translates to MAENQNCARMTRAAAKRKASSMALDENPVSKKRVVLGELPNMSNVVAVPNQERETLKAKTSVNTSKRQMKKALMIPEASVLIESRSVDPQMCEPFASDICAYLREMEGKPKHRPLPDYIEKVQSDLTPHMRAVLVDWLVEVAEEYKLVSDTLYLTISYVDRFLSVKPINRQKLQLVGVSAMLIASRKYEEIGPPKVEDFCYITDNTFTKQEVVSMEADILLALQFELGSPTIKTFLRRFTRVAQEDFKDSQLQIEFLCCYLSELSMLDYTCVKYLPSLLSASAVFLARFIIRPKQHPWNQMLEEYTKYKAADLQVCVGIIHDLYLSRRGNTLEAVRNKYKQHKYKCVATMPVSPELPLAFFEDITIRGMA, encoded by the exons ATGGCGGAGAATCAGAACTGTGCGAGGATGACGAGAGCGGCGGCGAAACGAAAAGCGTCGTCCATGGCGTTAGACGAAAACCCAGTTAGTAAGAAGAGAGTTGTTCTCGGAGAGCTTCCGAATATGTCCAATGTCGTTGCTGTACCCaatcaagaaagagagaccCTTAAGGCTAAAACAAGTGTTAATACCTCGAAGAGGCAGATGAAGAAGGCTTTGATGATTCCTGAAGCTAGCGTACTAATCGAATCGAGATCTGTTGATCCTCAGATGTGTGAGCCTTTTGCTAGTGATATTTGTGCTTATCTCCGTGAAATggag GGGAAGCCGAAACATAGACCACTACCTGATTATATTGAAAAGGTTCAGAGTGATTTAACTCCACACATGAGAGCGGTTTTGGTGGATTGGTTAGTGGAGGTTGCTGAGGAGTACAAGCTTGTTTCGGATACGCTTTATCTCACTATCTCCTATGTTGATAGATTCTTGTCTGTGAAGCCTATTAACAGGCAGAAGCTTCAGCTTGTGGGAGTTTCTGCAATGCTTATTGCGTC TAGGAAATATGAAGAGATAGGTCCTCCTAAAGTTGAagatttttgttacattaCGGATAATACATTTACTAAACAAGAAGTGGTGTCGATGGAGGCGGATATACTTCTTGCTCTGCAGTTTGAATTAGGAAGCCCAACCATCAAAACATTCCTAAG ACGGTTTACACGGGTTGCACAAGAAGATTTCAAA GACTCACAATTGCAGATAGAGTTCCTTTGTTGCTATCTATCAGAATTGAGTATGTTAGATTACACCTGTGTGAAGTATTTGCCATCTCTTTTGTCTGCTTCAGCTGTATTTCTTGCCCGGTTCATCATCCGTCCAAAACAACATCCTTGG AATCAAATGCTAGAAGAATACACAAAGTACAAAGCAGCTGATCTACAAGTGTGCGTGGGTATCATACATGACTTGTATCTAAGCAGAAGAGGAAACACTCTAGAAGCTGTTAGAAATAAGTACAAGCAACACAAG TACAAGTGCGTTGCGACCATGCCTGTTTCACCGGAGCTACCTCTTGCTTTCTTTGAAGATATTACCATTAGAGGAATGGCGTAA
- the CYCA3;4 gene encoding CYCLIN A3;4 (CYCLIN A3;4 (CYCA3;4); FUNCTIONS IN: cyclin-dependent protein kinase regulator activity; INVOLVED IN: regulation of cell cycle; LOCATED IN: nucleus; EXPRESSED IN: 20 plant structures; EXPRESSED DURING: 11 growth stages; CONTAINS InterPro DOMAIN/s: Cyclin, C-terminal (InterPro:IPR004367), Cyclin (InterPro:IPR006670), G2/mitotic-specific cyclin A (InterPro:IPR015453), Cyclin-like (InterPro:IPR011028), Cyclin-related (InterPro:IPR013763), Cyclin, N-terminal (InterPro:IPR006671), Cyclin, A/B/D/E (InterPro:IPR014400); BEST Arabidopsis thaliana protein match is: cyclin-dependent protein kinase 3;2 (TAIR:AT1G47210.2); Has 4301 Blast hits to 4300 proteins in 367 species: Archae - 0; Bacteria - 0; Metazoa - 1966; Fungi - 532; Plants - 1110; Viruses - 34; Other Eukaryotes - 659 (source: NCBI BLink).) produces MAENQNCARMTRAAAKRKASSMALDENPVSKKRVVLGELPNMSNVVAVPNQERETLKAKTSVNTSKRQMKKALMIPEASVLIESRSVDPQMCEPFASDICAYLREMEGKPKHRPLPDYIEKVQSDLTPHMRAVLVDWLVEVAEEYKLVSDTLYLTISYVDRFLSVKPINRQKLQLVGVSAMLIASKYEEIGPPKVEDFCYITDNTFTKQEVVSMEADILLALQFELGSPTIKTFLRRFTRVAQEDFKDSQLQIEFLCCYLSELSMLDYTCVKYLPSLLSASAVFLARFIIRPKQHPWNQMLEEYTKYKAADLQVCVGIIHDLYLSRRGNTLEAVRNKYKQHKYKCVATMPVSPELPLAFFEDITIRGMA; encoded by the exons ATGGCGGAGAATCAGAACTGTGCGAGGATGACGAGAGCGGCGGCGAAACGAAAAGCGTCGTCCATGGCGTTAGACGAAAACCCAGTTAGTAAGAAGAGAGTTGTTCTCGGAGAGCTTCCGAATATGTCCAATGTCGTTGCTGTACCCaatcaagaaagagagaccCTTAAGGCTAAAACAAGTGTTAATACCTCGAAGAGGCAGATGAAGAAGGCTTTGATGATTCCTGAAGCTAGCGTACTAATCGAATCGAGATCTGTTGATCCTCAGATGTGTGAGCCTTTTGCTAGTGATATTTGTGCTTATCTCCGTGAAATggag GGGAAGCCGAAACATAGACCACTACCTGATTATATTGAAAAGGTTCAGAGTGATTTAACTCCACACATGAGAGCGGTTTTGGTGGATTGGTTAGTGGAGGTTGCTGAGGAGTACAAGCTTGTTTCGGATACGCTTTATCTCACTATCTCCTATGTTGATAGATTCTTGTCTGTGAAGCCTATTAACAGGCAGAAGCTTCAGCTTGTGGGAGTTTCTGCAATGCTTATTGCGTC GAAATATGAAGAGATAGGTCCTCCTAAAGTTGAagatttttgttacattaCGGATAATACATTTACTAAACAAGAAGTGGTGTCGATGGAGGCGGATATACTTCTTGCTCTGCAGTTTGAATTAGGAAGCCCAACCATCAAAACATTCCTAAG ACGGTTTACACGGGTTGCACAAGAAGATTTCAAA GACTCACAATTGCAGATAGAGTTCCTTTGTTGCTATCTATCAGAATTGAGTATGTTAGATTACACCTGTGTGAAGTATTTGCCATCTCTTTTGTCTGCTTCAGCTGTATTTCTTGCCCGGTTCATCATCCGTCCAAAACAACATCCTTGG AATCAAATGCTAGAAGAATACACAAAGTACAAAGCAGCTGATCTACAAGTGTGCGTGGGTATCATACATGACTTGTATCTAAGCAGAAGAGGAAACACTCTAGAAGCTGTTAGAAATAAGTACAAGCAACACAAG TACAAGTGCGTTGCGACCATGCCTGTTTCACCGGAGCTACCTCTTGCTTTCTTTGAAGATATTACCATTAGAGGAATGGCGTAA
- the CYCA3;3 gene encoding Cyclin A3;3 (Cyclin A3;3 (CYCA3;3); FUNCTIONS IN: cyclin-dependent protein kinase regulator activity; INVOLVED IN: regulation of cell cycle; LOCATED IN: nucleus; EXPRESSED IN: pollen tube; CONTAINS InterPro DOMAIN/s: Cyclin, C-terminal (InterPro:IPR004367), Cyclin (InterPro:IPR006670), G2/mitotic-specific cyclin A (InterPro:IPR015453), Cyclin-like (InterPro:IPR011028), Cyclin-related (InterPro:IPR013763), Cyclin, N-terminal (InterPro:IPR006671), Cyclin, A/B/D/E (InterPro:IPR014400); BEST Arabidopsis thaliana protein match is: cyclin-dependent protein kinase 3;2 (TAIR:AT1G47210.2); Has 4353 Blast hits to 4345 proteins in 371 species: Archae - 0; Bacteria - 0; Metazoa - 1994; Fungi - 550; Plants - 1105; Viruses - 31; Other Eukaryotes - 673 (source: NCBI BLink).) codes for MVSKKDKQIHSDHNPQDASPVEWAEIRHKLLAFQENIQSGSDIDARSDDPQMCGLYVSDIYEYLRELEVKPKLRPLHDYIEKIQEDITPSKRGVLVDWLVEVAEEFELVSETLYLTVSYIDRFLSLKMVNEHWLQLVGVSAMFIASKYEEKRRPKVEDFCYITANTYTKQDVLKMEEDILLALEFELGRPTTNTFLRRFIRVAQEDFKVPNLQLEPLCCYLSELSMLDYSCVKFVPSLLAASAVFLARFIILPNQHPWSQMLEECTKYKAADLQVCVEIMLDLYLSRSEGASKAVREKYKQHKFQYVAAIPVYQELPVTFWEDVVTI; via the exons ATGGTGTCTAAGAAAGATAAACAGATTCATTCCGACCATAACCCTCAAGATGCTTCCCCGGTAGAGTGGGCGGAAATTCGACATAAGCTACTTGCGTTTCAAGAGAACATTCAATCAGGCTCTGACATTGACGCTAGGTCTGATGATCCACAGATGTGTGGACTTTATGTCTCAGATATCTACGAGTATCTCCGTGAATTAGAG GTGAAGCCAAAGCTAAGACCTTTACATGATTACATtgaaaagattcaagaagatATAACACCAAGCAAGAGAGGTGTTTTGGTAGATTGGTTAGTGGAAGTTGCTGAAGAGTTCGAACTCGTGTCTGAAACACTCTATCTCACTGTCTCTTACATTGATAGATTCTTGTCATTAAAGATGGTTAACGAGCACTGGCTTCAGCTTGTGGGAGTTTCTGCAATGTTTATCGCTTC GAAGTATGAAGAGAAACGTCGCCCTAAAGTGGAGGATTTTTGTTACATTACGGCTAATACTTATACGAAACAAGATGTGTTGAAGATGGAAGAGGATATACTTCTCGCGCTTGAGTTTGAACTAGGAAGGCCTACGACAAATACTTTTCTAAG ACGGTTCATAAGGGTTGCACAAGAAGATTTCAAAGTGCCAAACTTGCAGCTAGAGCCTCTTTGTTGCTATCTGTCAGAACTAAGTATGTTAGATTATAGTTGTGTGAAGTTTGTTCCATCTTTGTTGGCTGCTTCTGCTGTCTTTCTCGCTCGATTCATCATCCTTCCTAACCAACATCCTTGG AGTCAAATGTTGGAAGAATGCACAAAGTACAAAGCGGCTGATCTACAAGTGTGTGTGGAGATCATGCTTGACTTGTACCTGAGCAGAAGTGAAGGTGCTTCAAAAGCTGTTAGAGAGAAATACAAGCAACATAAG TTCCAATACGTTGCGGCAATTCCTGTCTACCAAGAGCTTCCGGTTACCTTTTGGGAGGATGTTGTTACCATTTGA
- the CYCA3;2 gene encoding cyclin-dependent protein kinase 3;2 (cyclin-dependent protein kinase 3;2 (CYCA3;2); CONTAINS InterPro DOMAIN/s: G2/mitotic-specific cyclin A (InterPro:IPR015453), Cyclin-like (InterPro:IPR011028), Cyclin-related (InterPro:IPR013763), Cyclin, N-terminal (InterPro:IPR006671), Cyclin, A/B/D/E (InterPro:IPR014400); BEST Arabidopsis thaliana protein match is: Cyclin A3;1 (TAIR:AT5G43080.1); Has 3166 Blast hits to 3165 proteins in 336 species: Archae - 0; Bacteria - 0; Metazoa - 1525; Fungi - 500; Plants - 703; Viruses - 27; Other Eukaryotes - 411 (source: NCBI BLink).), with protein sequence MTEQEICVRVTRAAAKRKASTAMGIDGDRVNKKRVVLGELLNVSNVNLLANLNQKKETQKPKRNLKPPPAKQIKSAPVAIIDLESKSDIDSRSDDPQMCGPYVADIYEYLRQLEVKPKQRPLPDYIEKVQKDVTPSMRGVLVDWLVEVAEEYKLGSETLYLTVSHIDRFLSLKTVNKQKLQLVGVSAMLIAS encoded by the exons ATGACAGAGCAAGAGATCTGCGTGAGGGTTACAAGAGCGGCGGCGAAACGAAAAGCTTCGACGGCGATGGGTATTGACGGAGATCGGGTCAACAAGAAGAGAGTTGTTCTCGGTGAGCTTCTAAACGTCTCCAATGTCAATCTCTTGGCTAATCTCaatcagaagaaagaaacccaGAAGCCAAAAAGGAATCTTAAACCTCCTCCGGCGAAACAGATTAAGTCAGCTCCGGTGGCTATTATTGACCTAGAATCAAAATCTGACATTGATTCTCGATCTGATGATCCTCAAATGTGTGGACCTTATGTTGCTGATATCTATGAGTATCTTCGTCAACTTGAG GTGAAGCCAAAGCAGAGACCTTTACCAGATTACATAGAGAAAGTTCAGAAAGATGTAACACCAAGTATGAGAGGTGTTTTGGTTGATTGGTTAGTGGAAGTTGCTGAAGAGTATAAACTTGGATCTGAAACACTTTATCTCACTGTCTCACATATTGATAGATTCTTGTCTTTAAAGACTGTTAACAAGCAAAAGCTACAGCTTGTTGGAGTTTCTGCTATGCTTATTGCTTCGTAA
- the NRAMP2 gene encoding NRAMP metal ion transporter 2 (NRAMP metal ion transporter 2 (NRAMP2); FUNCTIONS IN: inorganic anion transmembrane transporter activity, metal ion transmembrane transporter activity; INVOLVED IN: cellular metal ion homeostasis, metal ion transport; LOCATED IN: membrane; EXPRESSED IN: 23 plant structures; EXPRESSED DURING: 15 growth stages; CONTAINS InterPro DOMAIN/s: Natural resistance-associated macrophage protein (InterPro:IPR001046); BEST Arabidopsis thaliana protein match is: natural resistance-associated macrophage protein 3 (TAIR:AT2G23150.1); Has 4906 Blast hits to 4864 proteins in 1503 species: Archae - 114; Bacteria - 3503; Metazoa - 369; Fungi - 260; Plants - 341; Viruses - 0; Other Eukaryotes - 319 (source: NCBI BLink).) produces the protein MENDVKENLEEEEDRLLPPPPPSQSLPSTDSESEAAFETNEKILIVDFESPDDPTTGDTPPPFSWRKLWLFTGPGFLMSIAFLDPGNLEGDLQAGAIAGYSLLWLLMWATAMGLLIQMLSARVGVATGRHLAELCRDEYPTWARYVLWSMAELALIGADIQEVIGSAIAIQILSRGFLPLWAGVVITASDCFLFLFLENYGVRKLEAVFAVLIATMGLSFAWMFGETKPSGKELMIGILLPRLSSKTIRQAVGVVGCVIMPHNVFLHSALVQSRKIDPKRKSRVQEALNYYLIESSVALFISFMINLFVTTVFAKGFYGTEKANNIGLVNAGQYLQEKFGGGLLPILYIWGIGLLAAGQSSTITGTYAGQFIMGGFLNLRLKKWMRAVITRSCAIVPTMIVAIVFNTSEASLDVLNEWLNVLQSVQIPFALLPLLTLVSKEEIMGDFKIGPILQRIAWTVAALVMIINGYLLLDFFVSEVDGFLFGVTVCVWTTAYIAFIVYLISHSNFFPSPWSSSSIELPKRVSVSNS, from the exons ATGGAAAACGACGTCAAAGAGAATctcgaagaagaggaagaccgtcttcttcctcctcctcctccttcacaATCTCTCCCATCCACCGATTCCGAATCCGAAGCGGCTTTCGAAACAAACGAAAAGATCCTAATCGTCGATTTCGAATCACCCGACGATCCAACAACCGGAGACACACCACCGCCATTCTCATGGCGGAAGCTCTGGTTATTCACCGGTCCAGGTTTCTTAATGAGTATAGCGTTTTTGGATCCAGGGAATCTAGAAGGAGATCTACAAGCTGGTGCAATCGCTGGCTATTCTCTGTTGTGGCTACTAATGTGGGCAACAGCTATGGGGTTGTTGATTCAGATGTTGTCAGCTAGAGTCGGTGTAGCTACTGGTCGTCATTTAGCTGAGCTTTGTCGTGATGAGTATCCTACTTGGGCTAGGTATGTGCTTTGGTCTATGGCGGAACTTGCTTTGATTGGTGCTGATATTCAAGAGGTTATTGGTAGTGCTATTGCTATTCAGATTCTTAGCCGTGGCTTCTTGCCTCTTTGGGCTGGTGTTGTTATTACTGCTTCCGATTG ttttttatttttgtttctagagAATTACGGTGTGAGGAAGTTAGAAGCTGTTTTTGCAGTTTTGATCGCAACTATGGGTTTGTCCTTTGCTTGGATGTTTGGTGAAACAAAACCGAGTGGGAAAGAACTTATGATAG GTATTTTACTACCGAGACTTAGCTCAAAGACAATTAGGCAAGCTGTAGGTGTTGTTGGCTGTGTTATAATGCCTCACAATGTGTTTTTGCATTCGGCTCTTGTACAATCGAGGAAAATCGATCCGAAGAGGAAATCCCGGGTTCAAGAAGCGCTTAATTACTATTTGATCGAGTCATCCGTCGCACTTTTCATCTCCTTCATGATTAACTTGTTTGTGACTACTGTCTTTGCAAAGGGGTTTTATGGAACTGAGAAAGCTAATAACATTGGCCTAGTTAATGCTGGTCAGTATCTTCAAGAAAAGTTTGGAGGCGGGCTTCTTCCGATTCTTTATATCTGGGGTATCGGGTTGTTAGCAGCCGGACAAAGCAGTACGATAACTGGTACATATGCTGGACAGTTTATAATGGGCGGTTTTCTGAATCTCCGGCTTAAGAAATGGATGAGGGCAGTAATAACAAGAAGCTGTGCTATTGTGCCTACAATGATTGTGGCAATCGTGTTCAATACTTCTGAAGCTTCCTTGGATGTTTTGAATGAATGGCTCAATGTCCTTCAGTCTGTACAAATTCCTTTTGCTCTTCTCCCTCTTCTAACCTTGGTatccaaagaagaaattatGGGAGACTTCAAGATTGGGCCTATTCTCCAG AGAATAGCTTGGACTGTGGCTGCACTTGTAATGATCATCAATGGGTATCTTCTGTTGGATTTCTTTGTATCAGAAGTCGACGGGTTTCTGTTTGGAGTTACGGTCTGCGTCTGGACGACTGCTTATATCGCCTTTATAGTGTACCTCATTTCACACAGCaacttttttccttctccttGGTCATCCTCTTCCATAGAACTTCCCAAAAGAGTGTCCGTCTCCAATAGCTAG